A region of Frederiksenia canicola DNA encodes the following proteins:
- the fabB gene encoding beta-ketoacyl-ACP synthase I, whose protein sequence is MKRVVITGLGIISSIGNNKEEVLASLREGKSGIEFMPEFKEMGMRSQIAGTIKLNPAELIDRKIYRFMGDAAAYAYLSMKEAIEDSGLSEDQVSNDRTGLVIGAGTGSARSQLIACDAVRGPRGVKGVGPYAVTKTMASSVSACLATPYKIRGVNYSISSACATSAHCIGHAMELIQLGKQDVVFAGGAEELSWECATEFDAMGAVSTKYNDTPTKASRAYDANRDGFVIAGGGAVVVVEELEHALKRGAKIYAEIVGYGATSDGYDMVAPSGEGAVRCMKQALATVNGEVEYINVHGTSTPVGDVKELGAIREVFGDKSPAISSTKSMTGHSLGAAGGHEAIYSLLMLDNDFIAPSINIETLDEQAEGLNIVTERQDKALTTVMSNSFGFGGTNACLVFQKYNG, encoded by the coding sequence ATGAAAAGAGTTGTGATCACCGGTTTAGGTATTATCTCAAGCATCGGGAATAATAAAGAAGAAGTATTGGCTTCGCTACGTGAAGGCAAATCAGGTATTGAGTTTATGCCAGAATTCAAAGAAATGGGTATGCGTAGCCAAATTGCAGGAACAATCAAGTTAAATCCCGCGGAATTGATTGATCGTAAAATTTACCGCTTTATGGGTGATGCAGCAGCCTATGCCTATCTTTCAATGAAAGAAGCAATTGAAGATTCGGGGTTAAGCGAAGATCAAGTCTCAAATGATCGTACAGGTTTAGTCATTGGAGCAGGAACAGGATCGGCTCGTAGCCAACTCATTGCTTGTGATGCAGTGCGTGGTCCACGTGGTGTAAAAGGGGTTGGTCCTTATGCGGTGACCAAAACCATGGCGTCAAGTGTTTCTGCCTGTTTAGCAACGCCATATAAAATTCGTGGAGTAAACTACTCAATCAGTTCTGCTTGTGCGACTTCTGCTCACTGTATCGGTCACGCAATGGAGTTGATCCAATTGGGTAAACAAGATGTGGTTTTCGCTGGCGGAGCGGAAGAACTTTCTTGGGAATGTGCAACCGAATTTGATGCGATGGGAGCGGTTTCAACCAAATATAACGACACACCAACTAAAGCAAGCCGTGCTTATGATGCTAACCGTGATGGCTTTGTTATCGCAGGTGGCGGTGCGGTGGTCGTGGTTGAAGAACTTGAACATGCACTAAAACGTGGTGCGAAAATCTATGCAGAAATCGTGGGTTATGGAGCAACCTCTGATGGCTACGATATGGTGGCTCCAAGCGGTGAAGGTGCGGTGCGTTGTATGAAGCAAGCCCTTGCCACCGTAAATGGCGAAGTTGAATATATCAACGTACACGGCACATCAACGCCAGTGGGCGATGTGAAAGAACTTGGTGCGATTCGTGAAGTGTTTGGTGATAAATCTCCAGCGATTTCATCAACTAAATCAATGACGGGACACTCATTGGGCGCAGCAGGTGGACATGAGGCGATCTACTCATTATTGATGTTAGATAATGATTTCATTGCACCAAGCATCAACATTGAAACTTTAGACGAGCAAGCTGAGGGCTTAAATATCGTTACCGAACGTCAAGACAAAGCCTTAACCACAGTGATGTCAAACAGCTTTGGTTTTGGCGGAACTAACGCATGTTTAGTGTTTCAAAAATATAACGGTTAA
- a CDS encoding heme lyase CcmF/NrfE family subunit — translation MWVELGYFCLILLVGTSAIQVLVSLWGEVVQQPKWLSLNPFLTAVQTLLALGAFGVLANAFIQDDFSVSYVAAHSNSQLPPFFKFAATWGGHEGSMLFWLAALALWTGVFCIFSRGTDRLFANRTLAVLSLTIFGFALFIAWVSNPFERAFPAPPEGRDLNPMLQDIGLIFHPPLLYLGYVGFAVSFAMTVAMLLGGVFDYAIARWIRPWTMIAWGFLTAGIMLGAWWAYYELGWGGWWFWDPVENASLMPWLLGTALLHSLIVSEQRGIFNYWTILLAIFAFALSLLGTFIVRSGVLTSVHAFAVDADRGIALLMLFFSLSFIALALFALRVNLWAGEVRFRLFSKETAFLFINGLFVLACCVVVLGTFYPMIFSAMEWGSISVGAPYFNFVFTPLGLLLLSLMGFAVVLRWKQLPRKKILGQLAWLPIAVGVSFAIVLHTLERSTAYQIQWLPTVFISFAVWIILTHLPYRKFMWQIRPLAMRLAHIGFAVCVIGAMMNSYYGDEVGVRMKPSERAELAGFWFEYAAFDHEIGQNYTAERATFHLYDEQDRLIDTLHPERRYYDVRTMTMAEVGLAHNGLDDIYIVMGDKLARHEYAFRLHYKPYIRALWLGGIVMVFAALLAVVGHRRKKVNHRE, via the coding sequence ATGTGGGTTGAGCTCGGCTATTTTTGTTTGATTTTACTTGTGGGAACTTCAGCAATACAAGTACTGGTTTCGCTGTGGGGCGAAGTGGTGCAACAGCCGAAATGGCTATCGCTCAATCCTTTTTTAACCGCCGTTCAAACGCTGCTCGCACTCGGGGCATTTGGGGTGCTTGCTAATGCCTTTATTCAAGACGATTTTAGCGTGAGCTATGTCGCCGCTCATTCCAATAGCCAGCTTCCTCCTTTTTTCAAGTTTGCCGCCACCTGGGGCGGGCACGAAGGATCAATGCTGTTTTGGCTTGCCGCTCTTGCTTTGTGGACAGGCGTTTTTTGCATTTTTTCTCGCGGAACTGACCGCTTGTTTGCCAACCGAACCCTTGCGGTGCTTTCCTTAACGATTTTCGGCTTCGCTTTGTTTATTGCGTGGGTGTCGAACCCCTTTGAGCGAGCTTTTCCTGCCCCTCCTGAAGGGCGAGATCTTAACCCGATGTTGCAAGATATTGGGCTGATTTTTCACCCACCGTTGCTTTATTTAGGTTATGTTGGATTTGCGGTGAGCTTTGCGATGACGGTTGCAATGCTGCTCGGTGGCGTGTTTGATTATGCGATTGCCCGCTGGATTCGCCCTTGGACGATGATCGCTTGGGGCTTTCTCACTGCAGGCATTATGCTTGGTGCGTGGTGGGCATATTACGAACTCGGCTGGGGCGGTTGGTGGTTTTGGGACCCTGTGGAAAATGCGTCCCTAATGCCTTGGCTGCTTGGCACGGCGTTGCTACATAGTCTGATTGTGAGTGAACAGCGGGGTATTTTTAATTACTGGACGATCTTACTCGCCATTTTTGCTTTTGCGTTGAGTTTGCTCGGCACATTTATCGTCCGTTCGGGCGTGCTGACCTCCGTTCACGCCTTTGCGGTGGATGCTGATCGAGGCATTGCCTTGCTGATGTTATTCTTCAGCCTAAGTTTTATCGCCTTGGCCTTGTTTGCCCTGCGTGTGAATTTATGGGCTGGTGAGGTACGTTTCCGCTTGTTTTCCAAAGAGACCGCTTTTTTATTCATCAACGGCTTATTTGTGTTGGCATGTTGCGTGGTCGTGCTTGGCACTTTTTACCCAATGATTTTCTCCGCCATGGAATGGGGTTCAATTTCTGTCGGGGCACCTTATTTCAACTTCGTATTCACCCCGTTGGGGTTGCTATTGTTGAGCTTGATGGGCTTTGCCGTGGTGTTACGTTGGAAACAGTTGCCACGGAAGAAAATATTAGGGCAGTTAGCGTGGTTGCCGATTGCGGTGGGGGTAAGCTTCGCCATTGTGCTGCATACCCTTGAACGCAGCACCGCCTATCAAATTCAGTGGCTGCCAACGGTGTTCATCAGCTTTGCGGTGTGGATCATTCTCACCCATTTGCCTTATCGCAAATTTATGTGGCAAATCCGACCGCTTGCAATGCGGCTCGCCCATATTGGCTTTGCTGTTTGTGTGATCGGGGCGATGATGAACAGCTATTATGGCGATGAAGTTGGCGTGCGAATGAAGCCGAGCGAGCGAGCCGAATTGGCAGGATTTTGGTTTGAATATGCCGCATTCGACCACGAAATTGGGCAGAACTATACGGCTGAGCGAGCCACTTTTCATTTGTATGATGAGCAAGATCGCCTTATCGACACCCTTCACCCTGAACGCCGTTATTATGATGTCCGCACAATGACGATGGCGGAAGTCGGTTTGGCACACAACGGCTTGGACGATATTTACATCGTAATGGGCGACAAACTCGCCCGCCACGAATACGCCTTTCGTCTTCACTATAAACCTTACATCCGAGCCTTATGGCTTGGCGGCATTGTAATGGTCTTCGCCGCCCTGTTGGCAGTGGTTGGACATAGACGCAAAAAGGTTAATCATCGTGAATAA
- the nrfF gene encoding heme lyase NrfEFG subunit NrfF, with product MKLVKQAVILGLFFAMSAQAEMVDTFQFHSDAERVRAVALARSLRCPQCQNQNLVESNATQAYKLRLEVYEMVNQGKSNEEIVQMMTTRFGDFVNYQPPVNPHTWLLWGLPFGLLAVLLAAIGWRVARKKR from the coding sequence ATGAAACTTGTCAAACAAGCGGTCATTTTAGGGCTATTTTTTGCGATGTCGGCTCAAGCGGAAATGGTTGATACGTTCCAATTTCACTCTGATGCGGAGCGGGTACGGGCGGTGGCGTTGGCGAGATCCTTGCGTTGCCCGCAATGCCAAAATCAGAATTTGGTCGAGTCGAATGCGACCCAAGCCTACAAGCTGCGGTTGGAGGTGTATGAAATGGTCAATCAAGGCAAAAGCAACGAGGAAATTGTGCAGATGATGACCACTCGTTTTGGTGATTTCGTCAATTATCAACCGCCAGTGAATCCGCACACGTGGCTGCTGTGGGGCTTGCCGTTTGGGTTGTTGGCGGTGTTGTTGGCGGCGATTGGCTGGCGTGTAGCAAGGAAAAAACGATGA
- the htpX gene encoding protease HtpX has protein sequence MMMRIVLFLATNFAVMFVLGIILSVTGIAGNSTGGILIMSLLFGFAGSLISLFLSKTMALRSVGAEIITEPRNHAERWLVETVKRQSQQAGIPMPDVAIYHSADVNAFATGATKNNSLVAVSTGLLNTMTQDEAEAVVAHEVAHIANGDMVTMTLLQGVLNTFVIFLSRMIATAVSSTRNDNGGESQSSGIYFLVSMVLEILFGVLATIIAMWFSRYREFRADEGSANLVGKEKMIAALQRLQRVHQPEEMQGSLAAFMINGPRKELFMSHPPLEKRIEALRNL, from the coding sequence ATTATGATGCGAATTGTCCTTTTCCTTGCGACTAACTTTGCAGTGATGTTCGTCTTGGGAATTATTTTGAGCGTAACCGGCATTGCCGGCAATAGTACTGGCGGCATTTTGATTATGTCGTTGCTATTTGGTTTTGCTGGCTCATTGATTTCACTCTTTTTATCCAAAACGATGGCATTGCGTTCAGTAGGGGCAGAAATTATCACTGAACCACGCAATCATGCAGAGCGTTGGCTAGTGGAAACCGTTAAACGCCAATCACAACAAGCCGGTATTCCAATGCCAGATGTGGCAATTTACCACTCGGCTGACGTAAATGCCTTTGCAACCGGTGCGACGAAAAATAACTCGTTAGTTGCGGTAAGTACTGGCTTACTCAATACCATGACCCAAGATGAAGCCGAAGCAGTAGTCGCTCACGAAGTGGCCCACATTGCCAACGGCGATATGGTCACGATGACGTTATTACAAGGCGTGCTGAATACCTTTGTGATTTTCTTATCTCGAATGATTGCAACGGCCGTTTCGAGCACCCGTAATGATAACGGCGGAGAAAGCCAGAGTTCTGGCATTTACTTCCTAGTGTCAATGGTGTTGGAAATATTATTTGGTGTGTTGGCAACCATTATTGCGATGTGGTTCTCTCGCTACCGTGAGTTCCGTGCTGATGAAGGTTCAGCAAACTTAGTCGGTAAAGAGAAAATGATTGCTGCATTACAACGCCTACAGCGTGTTCACCAGCCAGAAGAAATGCAAGGTTCACTGGCAGCCTTTATGATCAACGGTCCACGCAAAGAACTCTTTATGAGTCACCCGCCGTTAGAAAAACGTATTGAAGCGTTACGTAATCTTTAA
- a CDS encoding AI-2E family transporter: MQQSPSIARILVTMAAIVIILAGVKLAAEIVIPFLLSLFIAIICSPLIKFMTGRKIPLWLAITLLFGLFMVGSFFLVGLINSTVKEFTASIPTYKVLLGQRMALILHYLDKWQIPIPQDLVTNNFDPGRIMNLVSNLLLSFSGVVTDTFVLILVVVFMLLEAPTAKHRFAMILSPNKSEIHSTEMQLNRVLQGVISYLGVKTITSLITGFCVWLLLEVTGVQYAVLWATLSFLLNYIPNIGSILASVPIIVQALLLNGFSVGFGVAIGVIGINMVIGNVLEPKMMGRTLGLSTLVVFLSLLFWGWILGTVGMLLSVPLTMALKIALESSPRTVRYALLLGDVPEEKLV; the protein is encoded by the coding sequence ATGCAACAATCTCCTTCGATTGCACGTATTTTGGTGACGATGGCAGCAATAGTGATTATTTTAGCAGGTGTGAAGCTAGCCGCTGAAATAGTTATTCCATTTTTGCTGTCGCTGTTTATTGCCATTATCTGCTCACCGCTAATTAAATTCATGACAGGTCGGAAAATACCGTTATGGCTAGCGATTACGTTGCTTTTTGGGCTTTTTATGGTCGGATCATTTTTTCTCGTTGGTCTGATTAACAGTACGGTAAAAGAATTTACGGCTTCAATTCCAACGTATAAAGTTTTACTTGGTCAGCGAATGGCGTTGATCTTGCATTATTTGGATAAATGGCAAATTCCTATTCCACAGGATTTAGTCACAAATAATTTCGATCCAGGTCGAATTATGAATTTAGTCAGTAATTTATTATTGAGTTTCTCGGGTGTAGTCACAGACACTTTTGTGCTGATTTTGGTGGTGGTATTTATGCTGTTGGAAGCCCCAACGGCTAAGCATCGTTTTGCGATGATTTTAAGCCCAAATAAAAGCGAAATTCATAGCACAGAAATGCAGCTAAACCGAGTTTTACAAGGGGTCATTAGCTATTTAGGTGTTAAGACAATTACCAGTTTGATAACAGGGTTTTGCGTTTGGCTGTTACTTGAAGTAACAGGTGTGCAATATGCGGTATTGTGGGCCACATTGAGTTTCTTGTTAAACTATATTCCAAACATCGGTTCCATTCTAGCCAGTGTGCCAATCATTGTTCAAGCGTTGCTGCTCAATGGATTTTCAGTCGGTTTTGGTGTCGCAATTGGGGTGATTGGAATCAATATGGTAATCGGCAATGTGCTTGAACCGAAAATGATGGGGAGAACCTTAGGGCTTTCGACCTTGGTGGTGTTCTTGTCGTTACTCTTTTGGGGATGGATTTTAGGTACCGTTGGAATGTTACTGTCAGTGCCACTTACCATGGCGTTAAAAATTGCATTGGAGTCTAGCCCGAGAACGGTACGGTATGCACTGTTACTTGGTGATGTACCAGAAGAAAAATTGGTGTAG
- a CDS encoding cytochrome C biogenesis protein: MKREQLNAYFYQQAVRFADNFADPEREEFLSETADRQAFEQELLAKHHVQNVSLKRPLVAGSLLLAAVLAAGSAFYWQTGRYQQVQQGEQALQSFLEQKAEESSEQRNDRYIINLQNQLRQNANNGDLWFELGQAYSLNNDFDAAMICYNNALRVLGRKAAVIGAMATAEYYRNKQMLSPQAKAWIDEALQLDPKESSSLLLLASDAFLNNNPQQAREYWLQVLDGENQAIDRREIIQSIKMAEQMSRALDK, encoded by the coding sequence ATGAAACGAGAACAATTAAACGCCTATTTCTATCAGCAAGCGGTCAGATTTGCCGACAATTTTGCAGATCCCGAGCGGGAGGAGTTTCTTTCGGAAACCGCAGACCGACAAGCCTTTGAGCAGGAGCTATTGGCAAAACATCATGTGCAAAATGTTTCGCTAAAACGACCGCTTGTTGCAGGCAGTTTATTGTTGGCGGCAGTGCTGGCAGCGGGCTCCGCATTTTATTGGCAGACGGGGCGTTATCAACAAGTGCAACAAGGCGAGCAAGCATTACAGTCATTTTTGGAACAGAAAGCCGAAGAAAGTAGTGAGCAACGCAACGATCGCTACATTATCAATCTGCAAAATCAGCTCCGCCAAAACGCCAACAATGGTGATTTATGGTTTGAGTTAGGGCAAGCCTATTCACTGAATAACGATTTTGATGCGGCTATGATTTGCTACAACAACGCCTTGAGGGTACTCGGGCGAAAAGCCGCGGTAATCGGAGCGATGGCAACTGCCGAGTATTATCGCAATAAACAGATGCTCTCTCCCCAAGCGAAAGCGTGGATTGACGAAGCTTTGCAGCTTGATCCGAAAGAGAGCTCTAGTTTACTGCTACTCGCCTCCGATGCATTTTTGAATAACAATCCACAGCAGGCTCGTGAGTATTGGTTGCAAGTTTTAGACGGAGAGAACCAAGCTATTGATCGCCGTGAGATTATTCAAAGTATTAAAATGGCAGAGCAAATGAGCCGAGCATTGGATAAGTAA
- the purA gene encoding adenylosuccinate synthase, giving the protein MGKSVAILGAQWGDEGKGKIVDLLTDRVKYVVRYQGGHNAGHTLIINGEKTVLRLIPSGILRDNVTCLIGNGVVLSPVALMQEMGELESRGINVRERLKISEACPLILPYHVAMDHAREMALGKNKIGTTGRGIGPAYEDKVARRGLRVSDLFNREAFAEKLKNILDYYNFQLVHYYKADPVDFQKTLDEVFAVADIITGMVADITTMLHNAREKGDNILFEGAQGTMLDIDHGTYPFVTSSNTTAGGVATGSGFGPRNLDYVLGIIKAYCTRVGSGPFTTELFDEVGAEIARKGNEFGAVTGRPRRCGWFDAVAVRRAIQINSISGFCMTKLDVLDGFDELKICVAYKMPNGEIVKYAPMAAADWEGVEPIYETLPGWSENTFRVTKMEDLPQNAINYIKRVEEVLGVPVDILSTGPDRVETMILRDPFAA; this is encoded by the coding sequence ATGGGTAAAAGTGTAGCGATCCTTGGGGCACAATGGGGTGACGAAGGGAAAGGCAAAATAGTTGATCTCTTAACCGATCGCGTGAAATATGTCGTGCGTTATCAGGGCGGACATAACGCAGGACATACGTTAATTATCAACGGCGAGAAAACGGTTCTCCGTTTAATTCCGTCTGGCATTTTGCGTGATAACGTGACCTGCTTAATCGGTAACGGTGTGGTGCTTTCACCTGTGGCATTAATGCAAGAAATGGGCGAGTTGGAGTCTCGTGGTATCAACGTACGTGAGCGTTTGAAAATCTCTGAAGCTTGCCCGTTGATTTTACCTTACCACGTAGCGATGGATCATGCACGTGAAATGGCTCTCGGTAAAAATAAAATCGGTACAACGGGGCGTGGTATCGGCCCTGCTTACGAAGACAAAGTCGCTCGTCGTGGCTTACGTGTTAGCGATTTATTCAATCGAGAAGCCTTTGCGGAAAAATTGAAAAACATTTTGGATTATTACAACTTCCAATTAGTTCACTATTACAAAGCGGATCCGGTTGATTTCCAAAAAACGTTAGATGAAGTATTTGCCGTAGCCGACATTATTACTGGTATGGTTGCTGACATCACCACAATGTTGCACAACGCTCGTGAAAAGGGTGACAACATTTTATTCGAGGGAGCACAAGGTACGATGTTAGACATCGACCATGGTACTTACCCATTCGTCACCAGTTCCAACACTACCGCAGGTGGTGTGGCGACAGGTTCTGGCTTTGGTCCACGGAACTTGGACTATGTGTTAGGTATCATCAAAGCCTACTGTACTCGTGTCGGCTCAGGTCCATTCACCACAGAATTATTCGACGAAGTAGGGGCTGAAATCGCCCGCAAAGGTAACGAATTTGGGGCGGTAACTGGGCGTCCACGCCGTTGTGGTTGGTTTGATGCAGTAGCGGTTCGCCGAGCGATTCAAATCAACTCAATTTCAGGCTTCTGTATGACCAAATTAGACGTATTAGATGGCTTTGATGAGTTAAAAATCTGTGTCGCATACAAAATGCCAAACGGCGAAATTGTGAAATACGCCCCAATGGCGGCGGCAGACTGGGAGGGTGTTGAGCCAATTTACGAAACCTTACCAGGTTGGTCAGAAAATACCTTCCGTGTGACCAAAATGGAAGATTTACCGCAAAATGCGATCAACTACATCAAACGTGTGGAAGAAGTACTGGGCGTACCTGTCGATATTCTTTCAACGGGTCCAGATCGTGTTGAAACGATGATCTTGCGTGATCCATTCGCCGCGTAA
- a CDS encoding redoxin family protein, producing the protein MKKALLFLPLTVLLAVVFFLVMQLKNPDAVSPSEDWRGKPFPEFSGRNLLDAHVTLSKQSLPKEPFIVNVWASWCTWCIKEFPQLLELKAKGVKIVGLTYVDKPDDARAALKKWGNPFELIIDDAQHDFLTQTLKINSAPTTYLVDHKGIIRYQQKGYNPNLIQDFKFRLDDLRKEIR; encoded by the coding sequence ATGAAGAAAGCCTTACTTTTTTTACCGCTTACGGTGCTTTTAGCCGTGGTGTTTTTCTTGGTGATGCAGTTGAAAAATCCTGATGCGGTTTCGCCGAGCGAAGATTGGCGGGGCAAGCCGTTTCCAGAATTTAGCGGGCGGAATTTGTTGGATGCTCACGTTACCTTAAGTAAACAAAGTTTGCCGAAAGAGCCGTTTATTGTGAATGTATGGGCGAGCTGGTGTACTTGGTGCATTAAAGAGTTTCCGCAATTGCTTGAATTAAAAGCAAAAGGCGTAAAAATTGTCGGGCTGACTTATGTGGATAAACCCGATGATGCTCGTGCAGCATTGAAAAAATGGGGCAATCCGTTTGAGCTGATAATTGACGATGCACAGCACGATTTTTTGACACAGACACTGAAAATTAATTCTGCCCCGACAACCTATCTAGTTGATCATAAAGGTATTATTCGTTATCAACAAAAAGGTTACAATCCAAATCTTATCCAAGATTTTAAATTTCGTTTAGATGATCTACGAAAGGAAATACGATGA
- a CDS encoding cytochrome b562, protein MKIKALFSVLLLAFSTISTANVMMEMFQMQREMGTLLRAESAEKFQQGAENFLVAAKKAQQTMPMSLDEDQEKFKGYQAGMQDVIDVVEQAKELAAAGKLDEAKTTVSKLNKMKASYHAEYK, encoded by the coding sequence ATGAAAATTAAAGCTTTATTTTCTGTTTTATTACTGGCTTTTTCCACCATCTCAACGGCGAATGTCATGATGGAAATGTTTCAAATGCAGCGTGAAATGGGGACGTTATTGCGTGCAGAGTCGGCTGAAAAATTCCAACAAGGTGCGGAAAACTTTTTAGTTGCGGCGAAAAAAGCCCAGCAAACGATGCCTATGAGCCTCGATGAAGACCAAGAAAAATTCAAAGGCTACCAAGCGGGTATGCAAGATGTGATTGATGTGGTAGAACAAGCCAAGGAACTTGCTGCAGCTGGCAAGTTAGATGAAGCAAAAACCACGGTGAGTAAGCTCAATAAAATGAAAGCAAGCTATCACGCCGAGTATAAATAA
- the dinB gene encoding DNA polymerase IV, with amino-acid sequence MATQQKIIHIDMDCFYAAVEMRENPALKGKPVAVGGSPSQRGVLTTCNYEARKFGLHSAMPTAQALKRCPHLILLPVNMPLYKSVSAQIHQIFRRYTDIIEPLSLDEAYLDVSECTHCFGSATWIAEEIRQAIWNELHLTASAGVAPLKFLAKIASDQHKPNGQFVISPEKVTAFIADLPLKKIPGVGKVTNEKLKQLGFETCGDLQQADKSQIFQQFGKFGLRLWDFAHGLDPRKVEVNRPRKSLAVENTLLKDISELSDAEIVVQEQFQKLLFRLQRNWGDTPLKAFKKVGIKLKFDDFSQTTLERNGEGLKIGCFLALLEQIWIRRNGRKVRLIGLNVHFPEKKVTKQLNLWE; translated from the coding sequence ATGGCAACACAGCAAAAAATCATTCATATTGATATGGATTGTTTCTACGCAGCAGTTGAGATGCGGGAAAATCCAGCTCTAAAAGGCAAACCTGTGGCAGTGGGCGGCAGTCCATCGCAACGGGGGGTGCTGACGACTTGCAATTACGAAGCCCGCAAATTCGGTTTGCACAGTGCAATGCCAACTGCTCAAGCGTTAAAACGCTGCCCCCACTTGATTTTATTACCTGTTAATATGCCGTTATACAAAAGTGTGTCGGCTCAAATTCATCAAATTTTCCGCCGTTATACCGACATCATCGAACCCCTTTCGTTAGACGAAGCCTATTTAGATGTGAGCGAGTGTACGCACTGTTTTGGTTCAGCCACTTGGATTGCCGAAGAAATTCGTCAAGCAATTTGGAATGAACTGCATTTAACTGCCTCTGCAGGTGTAGCACCGCTGAAATTTCTTGCCAAAATCGCCTCTGATCAACATAAACCAAACGGGCAATTTGTGATTTCCCCTGAAAAAGTGACCGCTTTTATTGCTGATTTACCACTCAAAAAAATTCCAGGGGTGGGTAAAGTAACCAATGAGAAGCTCAAACAGCTTGGTTTTGAAACCTGTGGCGATCTGCAACAAGCGGACAAATCACAGATTTTTCAGCAATTCGGCAAATTTGGACTGCGACTGTGGGATTTTGCACACGGTCTGGATCCGAGAAAAGTCGAAGTCAATCGTCCACGCAAGTCGTTAGCCGTTGAAAATACCTTACTCAAAGATATTAGCGAATTAAGCGATGCCGAAATTGTTGTACAAGAACAGTTTCAAAAATTGCTGTTTCGCCTGCAACGTAACTGGGGCGATACCCCACTCAAAGCGTTTAAAAAAGTGGGGATTAAGCTCAAATTTGACGATTTCAGCCAAACTACCCTAGAACGCAACGGCGAAGGCTTGAAAATCGGCTGTTTTCTCGCGTTGCTCGAACAAATTTGGATACGTAGAAATGGGCGAAAAGTACGACTTATTGGACTAAATGTTCACTTTCCCGAGAAAAAAGTGACAAAACAGTTAAATTTATGGGAATAA
- a CDS encoding lysine exporter LysO family protein, translated as MLYGLMIAFVPLFLGYLFRLSNQKILLWNNRIVTYCLYLILFAMGIAIGQLDDLTEKLPQIGSIALGMSVILHLCNISFLMIYDKLYPMKRQICAENKPMSRWKMLLDSLLLCVTVFAGGLFGYVIKGTLNFPLHTSTYVLVVMIFCVGVQLRNSGIPIRDVFLNKRGIIVSLIFMASGLFGGVVCSYLLDLPMIRSLALASGFGWYSLSSVLLNDAWGAVYGSIAFFNDLSREIFCLFSIPFFMRMFPSTAVSLGGATSLDCTLPIIQKSGGIQVVPLAISFGFIINLAVPVLLAFFIGLS; from the coding sequence ATGCTTTATGGATTGATGATTGCGTTTGTGCCGCTATTTTTAGGCTATTTATTTCGTCTTTCAAATCAAAAGATTTTACTGTGGAATAACCGTATTGTGACTTATTGCCTTTATTTGATCTTGTTTGCAATGGGGATCGCAATCGGTCAGTTGGATGATCTCACGGAAAAGCTACCGCAAATTGGCTCTATCGCATTAGGAATGAGTGTGATTTTGCATCTGTGTAACATTAGCTTTTTGATGATATATGACAAGCTCTATCCAATGAAACGTCAAATTTGTGCAGAAAATAAGCCGATGTCTCGCTGGAAAATGTTACTTGACTCATTATTGTTATGCGTCACTGTTTTTGCGGGGGGGCTGTTCGGCTATGTGATCAAAGGAACGCTGAATTTTCCATTGCATACAAGTACGTATGTGTTAGTGGTGATGATTTTTTGTGTTGGTGTACAGCTTCGCAACAGTGGGATTCCAATCCGAGACGTTTTTTTGAATAAACGGGGGATTATTGTGTCTCTCATCTTTATGGCAAGCGGTCTCTTTGGGGGCGTAGTTTGCAGCTATTTACTTGATTTACCGATGATTCGCTCGCTTGCTTTGGCTTCGGGCTTTGGTTGGTATTCTTTATCGAGTGTGCTGCTTAATGATGCGTGGGGAGCCGTTTACGGCAGTATTGCCTTTTTTAACGATCTTTCTCGTGAGATTTTCTGCTTGTTTTCTATTCCATTTTTTATGCGAATGTTTCCTTCCACCGCGGTCAGTTTAGGCGGTGCTACCTCCCTGGATTGTACTTTGCCGATTATCCAAAAATCGGGTGGAATTCAAGTCGTGCCGTTAGCGATTAGTTTTGGGTTTATCATCAATTTAGCGGTACCTGTTTTATTAGCATTTTTCATCGGATTGAGTTAA